One Gossypium hirsutum isolate 1008001.06 chromosome A11, Gossypium_hirsutum_v2.1, whole genome shotgun sequence genomic window carries:
- the LOC107887602 gene encoding uncharacterized protein produces the protein MACFVSLSFSIPPCSLPNPLKVRYPKKSASCRLPGLGITKTASYFLALCSSNTTIYSVNGEHYLTTVSKPFDELVSCNLNASSSTRIVIMGYWVGPDDDDGWGFVEASIC, from the exons ATGGCGTGCTTCGTTTCCTTAAGCTTCTCAATTCCTCCTTGTTCTCTTCCAAACCCACTCAAG GTTAGATATCCAAAGAAATCAGCTTCCTGCAGACTTCCAGGCCTGGGAATCACCAAAAcag CATCCTATTTTCTGGCCCTCTGCAGCTCAAACACAACCATATATTCTGTCAATGGTGAACATTATCTGACTACAGTGTCAAAGCCTTTTGATGAACTTGTTTCATGTAATTTGAATGCAAGTTCTTCTACCCGTATCGTTATAATGGGTTATTGGGTAGGacctgatgatgatgatggttggGGATTTGTAGAAGCGTCTATATGTTGA
- the LOC107887579 gene encoding cyclin-H1-1 isoform X4, translating into MADFHTSTHRANWIFSPQELVEKYKAANQRAIQALEKYGTTQMEVDADGSLSYPEPIARDNADKHSRPKPLNIEEEQFMRVFYENKLREVCSAFYFPNKIQATALIYFKRFYLQWSVMEHHPKHIMLTCVYAACKIEENHVSAEELGKGISQDHQMILNYEMIVYQSLEFDLIVYAPYRSVEGFVNDMEEFCGVKDDENQMLKDLQETARLEVDKIMLTDAPHLFPPGQLALAALRNANEMHRVLDFEGYLRRILARQNSEHTILQLIESLDAIDAWVRKFKFPTEKDMKHINRKLKSCWGHSSHDDKKREKKRHKSHKSLNEAHNRPSLA; encoded by the exons ATGGCTGATTTTCATACATCGACTCATAGAGCTAACTGGATCTTCTCGCCTCAAGAACTG GTTGAGAAATACAAGGCTGCAAATCAAAGAGCAATACAAGCACTGGAGAAG TATGGGACAACACAAATGGAAGTAGACGCTGATGGTTCACTATCATACCCTGAACCTATTGCAAGAGATAATG CTGACAAGCATTCTCGTCCAAAACCTCTTAACATTGAAGAAGAACAGTTCATGCGAGTGTTTTATGAGAACAAACTTCGAGAAGTTTGTAGTGCATTCTACTTTCCTAATAAAATTCAG GCAACTGCTCTAATTTATTTCAAAAGGTTTTACCTGCAATGGTCGGTCATGGAACATCATCCAAAACATATAAT GTTAACCTGTGTGTATGCGGCCTGTAAGATAGAAGAAAATCATGTGTCAGCAGAGGAGCTTGGTAAGGGGATTTCACAGGATCATCAAATGATTCTCAATTACGAGATGATAGTGTATCAG AGTCTGGAATTTGATCTCATTGTTTATGCACCCTATCGTTCAGTTGAAGGTTTTGTCAATGACATGGAG GAATTCTGTGGAGTAAAGGATGACGAAAATCAAATGCTGAAG GATTTGCAAGAAACTGCAAGGTTGGAAGTTGACAAAATTATGCTTACTGATGCTCCACATCTTTTTCCTCCTGGCCAG TTGGCACTGGCTGCTTTACGCAATGCGAATGAGATGCATAGAGTTCTCGACTTTGAGGG ATACCTAAGAAGAATTCTTGCACGCCAGAATTCCGAGCACACCATTTTGCAGCTGATAGAATCTCTAGATGCTATAGATGCTTGG GTTAGGAAATTCAAGTTCCCCacagaaaaggatatgaagcacATAAACCGGAAACTGAAATCTTGTTGGGGGCATAGCTCGCATGACGA TAAGAAGCGGGAGAAGAAACGGCACAAATCCCATAAGagtttgaatgaagctcataacagACCATCCCTTGCTTAA
- the LOC107887579 gene encoding cyclin-H1-1 isoform X3, producing MADFHTSTHRANWIFSPQELVEKYKAANQRAIQALEKYGTTQMEVDADGSLSYPEPIARDNADKHSRPKPLNIEEEQFMRVFYENKLREVCSAFYFPNKIQATALIYFKRFYLQWSVMEHHPKHIMLTCVYAACKIEENHVSAEELGKGISQDHQMILNYEMIVYQSLEFDLIVYAPYRSVEGFVNDMEEFCGVKDDENQMLKDLQETARLEVDKIMLTDAPHLFPPGQLALAALRNANEMHRVLDFEGYLRRILARQNSEHTILQLIESLDAIDAWVRKFKFPTEKDMKHINRKLKSCWGHSSHDDSKKREKKRHKSHKSLNEAHNRPSLA from the exons ATGGCTGATTTTCATACATCGACTCATAGAGCTAACTGGATCTTCTCGCCTCAAGAACTG GTTGAGAAATACAAGGCTGCAAATCAAAGAGCAATACAAGCACTGGAGAAG TATGGGACAACACAAATGGAAGTAGACGCTGATGGTTCACTATCATACCCTGAACCTATTGCAAGAGATAATG CTGACAAGCATTCTCGTCCAAAACCTCTTAACATTGAAGAAGAACAGTTCATGCGAGTGTTTTATGAGAACAAACTTCGAGAAGTTTGTAGTGCATTCTACTTTCCTAATAAAATTCAG GCAACTGCTCTAATTTATTTCAAAAGGTTTTACCTGCAATGGTCGGTCATGGAACATCATCCAAAACATATAAT GTTAACCTGTGTGTATGCGGCCTGTAAGATAGAAGAAAATCATGTGTCAGCAGAGGAGCTTGGTAAGGGGATTTCACAGGATCATCAAATGATTCTCAATTACGAGATGATAGTGTATCAG AGTCTGGAATTTGATCTCATTGTTTATGCACCCTATCGTTCAGTTGAAGGTTTTGTCAATGACATGGAG GAATTCTGTGGAGTAAAGGATGACGAAAATCAAATGCTGAAG GATTTGCAAGAAACTGCAAGGTTGGAAGTTGACAAAATTATGCTTACTGATGCTCCACATCTTTTTCCTCCTGGCCAG TTGGCACTGGCTGCTTTACGCAATGCGAATGAGATGCATAGAGTTCTCGACTTTGAGGG ATACCTAAGAAGAATTCTTGCACGCCAGAATTCCGAGCACACCATTTTGCAGCTGATAGAATCTCTAGATGCTATAGATGCTTGG GTTAGGAAATTCAAGTTCCCCacagaaaaggatatgaagcacATAAACCGGAAACTGAAATCTTGTTGGGGGCATAGCTCGCATGACGA CAGTAAGAAGCGGGAGAAGAAACGGCACAAATCCCATAAGagtttgaatgaagctcataacagACCATCCCTTGCTTAA
- the LOC107887579 gene encoding cyclin-H1-1 isoform X2 — translation MADFHTSTHRANWIFSPQELVEKYKAANQRAIQALEKYGTTQMEVDADGSLSYPEPIARDNADKHSRPKPLNIEEEQFMRVFYENKLREVCSAFYFPNKIQATALIYFKRFYLQWSVMEHHPKHIMLTCVYAACKIEENHVSAEELGKGISQDHQMILNYEMIVYQSLEFDLIVYAPYRSVEGFVNDMEEFCGVKDDENQMLKDLQETARLEVDKIMLTDAPHLFPPGQLALAALRNANEMHRVLDFEGLCCVLCRYLRRILARQNSEHTILQLIESLDAIDAWVRKFKFPTEKDMKHINRKLKSCWGHSSHDDKKREKKRHKSHKSLNEAHNRPSLA, via the exons ATGGCTGATTTTCATACATCGACTCATAGAGCTAACTGGATCTTCTCGCCTCAAGAACTG GTTGAGAAATACAAGGCTGCAAATCAAAGAGCAATACAAGCACTGGAGAAG TATGGGACAACACAAATGGAAGTAGACGCTGATGGTTCACTATCATACCCTGAACCTATTGCAAGAGATAATG CTGACAAGCATTCTCGTCCAAAACCTCTTAACATTGAAGAAGAACAGTTCATGCGAGTGTTTTATGAGAACAAACTTCGAGAAGTTTGTAGTGCATTCTACTTTCCTAATAAAATTCAG GCAACTGCTCTAATTTATTTCAAAAGGTTTTACCTGCAATGGTCGGTCATGGAACATCATCCAAAACATATAAT GTTAACCTGTGTGTATGCGGCCTGTAAGATAGAAGAAAATCATGTGTCAGCAGAGGAGCTTGGTAAGGGGATTTCACAGGATCATCAAATGATTCTCAATTACGAGATGATAGTGTATCAG AGTCTGGAATTTGATCTCATTGTTTATGCACCCTATCGTTCAGTTGAAGGTTTTGTCAATGACATGGAG GAATTCTGTGGAGTAAAGGATGACGAAAATCAAATGCTGAAG GATTTGCAAGAAACTGCAAGGTTGGAAGTTGACAAAATTATGCTTACTGATGCTCCACATCTTTTTCCTCCTGGCCAG TTGGCACTGGCTGCTTTACGCAATGCGAATGAGATGCATAGAGTTCTCGACTTTGAGGG TCTTTGTTGTGTTCTTTGCAGATACCTAAGAAGAATTCTTGCACGCCAGAATTCCGAGCACACCATTTTGCAGCTGATAGAATCTCTAGATGCTATAGATGCTTGG GTTAGGAAATTCAAGTTCCCCacagaaaaggatatgaagcacATAAACCGGAAACTGAAATCTTGTTGGGGGCATAGCTCGCATGACGA TAAGAAGCGGGAGAAGAAACGGCACAAATCCCATAAGagtttgaatgaagctcataacagACCATCCCTTGCTTAA
- the LOC107887579 gene encoding cyclin-H1-1 isoform X1 codes for MADFHTSTHRANWIFSPQELVEKYKAANQRAIQALEKYGTTQMEVDADGSLSYPEPIARDNADKHSRPKPLNIEEEQFMRVFYENKLREVCSAFYFPNKIQATALIYFKRFYLQWSVMEHHPKHIMLTCVYAACKIEENHVSAEELGKGISQDHQMILNYEMIVYQSLEFDLIVYAPYRSVEGFVNDMEEFCGVKDDENQMLKDLQETARLEVDKIMLTDAPHLFPPGQLALAALRNANEMHRVLDFEGLCCVLCRYLRRILARQNSEHTILQLIESLDAIDAWVRKFKFPTEKDMKHINRKLKSCWGHSSHDDSKKREKKRHKSHKSLNEAHNRPSLA; via the exons ATGGCTGATTTTCATACATCGACTCATAGAGCTAACTGGATCTTCTCGCCTCAAGAACTG GTTGAGAAATACAAGGCTGCAAATCAAAGAGCAATACAAGCACTGGAGAAG TATGGGACAACACAAATGGAAGTAGACGCTGATGGTTCACTATCATACCCTGAACCTATTGCAAGAGATAATG CTGACAAGCATTCTCGTCCAAAACCTCTTAACATTGAAGAAGAACAGTTCATGCGAGTGTTTTATGAGAACAAACTTCGAGAAGTTTGTAGTGCATTCTACTTTCCTAATAAAATTCAG GCAACTGCTCTAATTTATTTCAAAAGGTTTTACCTGCAATGGTCGGTCATGGAACATCATCCAAAACATATAAT GTTAACCTGTGTGTATGCGGCCTGTAAGATAGAAGAAAATCATGTGTCAGCAGAGGAGCTTGGTAAGGGGATTTCACAGGATCATCAAATGATTCTCAATTACGAGATGATAGTGTATCAG AGTCTGGAATTTGATCTCATTGTTTATGCACCCTATCGTTCAGTTGAAGGTTTTGTCAATGACATGGAG GAATTCTGTGGAGTAAAGGATGACGAAAATCAAATGCTGAAG GATTTGCAAGAAACTGCAAGGTTGGAAGTTGACAAAATTATGCTTACTGATGCTCCACATCTTTTTCCTCCTGGCCAG TTGGCACTGGCTGCTTTACGCAATGCGAATGAGATGCATAGAGTTCTCGACTTTGAGGG TCTTTGTTGTGTTCTTTGCAGATACCTAAGAAGAATTCTTGCACGCCAGAATTCCGAGCACACCATTTTGCAGCTGATAGAATCTCTAGATGCTATAGATGCTTGG GTTAGGAAATTCAAGTTCCCCacagaaaaggatatgaagcacATAAACCGGAAACTGAAATCTTGTTGGGGGCATAGCTCGCATGACGA CAGTAAGAAGCGGGAGAAGAAACGGCACAAATCCCATAAGagtttgaatgaagctcataacagACCATCCCTTGCTTAA